A region of Kribbella sp. NBC_01245 DNA encodes the following proteins:
- the pqqB gene encoding pyrroloquinoline quinone biosynthesis protein PqqB, giving the protein MKVVLLGTAAGGGFPQWNCNCGRCASCRGGAPGVVPRSQDGLAISADGSDWYLVNASPDIRAQILATDLLDPGPGPRETPIRGALLTDAELDHSLGLLMLREGAGLEVYAPVAALNALRDDFAVQQIVGRYGDWAWFAAKDGMTLGRLRVRVLAVSNKKPKYARADGGGPWVVAYRIEDPATGGVIVYAPCLATWPDGLETFVDGASYVLLDGTFFSPDEMSGSTRAGVGSTAQRAMGHVPIAGPDGSLERIRKLGAVQPGTNWAYVHLNNTNPVLDSRSPEYAEVRAVGVKLPPDGTVLEL; this is encoded by the coding sequence ATGAAGGTCGTTCTCCTCGGTACGGCGGCAGGCGGCGGCTTTCCGCAATGGAACTGCAACTGCGGCCGCTGCGCCTCTTGCCGTGGTGGTGCGCCCGGCGTCGTTCCGCGCAGCCAGGATGGGCTCGCGATCAGCGCCGACGGGTCCGACTGGTACCTGGTGAACGCCTCGCCCGATATCCGCGCGCAGATCCTCGCGACCGACCTGCTCGATCCCGGGCCGGGGCCGCGCGAGACGCCGATTCGTGGCGCGTTGCTGACCGATGCGGAGCTCGACCATAGCCTCGGGCTGTTGATGCTGCGCGAAGGTGCTGGGCTTGAGGTCTATGCTCCGGTCGCTGCGCTCAACGCCTTGCGGGACGACTTCGCGGTCCAGCAGATCGTCGGCCGGTACGGCGATTGGGCCTGGTTCGCCGCCAAGGATGGGATGACGCTTGGCCGCTTGCGCGTCCGAGTCCTTGCCGTTAGCAACAAAAAGCCCAAGTATGCAAGGGCGGACGGGGGTGGTCCGTGGGTCGTTGCCTATCGCATCGAAGACCCGGCGACGGGTGGGGTGATCGTCTACGCGCCTTGCCTCGCCACCTGGCCGGACGGCCTCGAGACCTTCGTGGACGGTGCGTCGTACGTCTTGCTGGACGGGACTTTCTTCAGCCCGGACGAGATGTCGGGTTCGACTCGTGCGGGTGTCGGGTCAACCGCACAGCGCGCGATGGGTCATGTGCCGATCGCGGGGCCGGACGGCAGCCTCGAACGCATTCGCAAACTCGGTGCCGTACAACCCGGCACCAACTGGGCGTACGTACATCTCAACAACACCAACCCGGTATTGGATTCACGGTCACCTGAGTACGCCGAAGTCCGTGCCGTCGGGGTGAAACTGCCCCCCGACGGCACGGTCCTTGAGCTTTAG
- the pqqE gene encoding pyrroloquinoline quinone biosynthesis protein PqqE, which yields MTSAEPPLGMTAELTHRCPLHCPYCSNPLELLARESELTTDQWKSVLTQARELGVLQVHLSGGEPLARPDLPELIEHTANLGCYVNLVTSGLGLTEERLNHLIDRGLAHIQLSVQAADAERADKIAGTKAHHHKIVAAELIKRTGLPLSVNVVLHRANHDQLEGIIALAERMGADRLELANTQYYGWALKNRDALMPTPEQLAVAAPIVRAAIDRLKGKMQVIYVVADYYEEYPKPCMYGWGARQLTIAPDGTVLPCPAASAIETLNLDNATTRPLAEIWYGSESFNAYRGEDWMSDTCRSCDRRGIDYGGCRCQAFLLTGDGASTDPVCKKSPDRGLVDLILAAPKPAGVLDFAMRGPKGKRA from the coding sequence ATGACCAGTGCGGAGCCTCCCCTCGGGATGACCGCGGAGTTGACGCATCGCTGTCCGCTCCACTGCCCGTATTGCTCGAACCCGCTGGAGCTACTGGCTCGCGAGTCCGAGCTCACCACCGACCAGTGGAAGTCCGTCCTCACCCAGGCCCGCGAGCTCGGCGTACTGCAGGTCCACCTGTCCGGCGGCGAGCCGCTCGCGCGACCGGACTTGCCCGAGCTGATCGAGCACACCGCGAACCTCGGCTGCTACGTCAACCTGGTCACCAGCGGTCTCGGCCTGACCGAGGAACGCCTCAACCACCTGATCGACCGTGGCCTCGCGCACATCCAGTTGTCCGTCCAGGCAGCTGATGCCGAGCGCGCCGACAAGATCGCCGGTACGAAGGCGCATCACCACAAGATCGTGGCCGCCGAGCTGATCAAACGCACGGGCCTGCCGCTCAGCGTGAATGTCGTCCTGCATCGGGCCAACCATGACCAGCTCGAAGGCATCATCGCCCTCGCGGAACGAATGGGCGCCGATCGGCTCGAGCTGGCCAATACGCAGTACTACGGATGGGCCCTGAAAAATCGCGACGCGCTGATGCCGACACCCGAGCAGTTGGCCGTGGCCGCCCCGATCGTGCGCGCGGCGATCGACCGGCTGAAGGGAAAGATGCAGGTCATCTACGTTGTCGCGGACTACTACGAGGAATACCCGAAGCCGTGCATGTACGGATGGGGCGCGCGGCAGTTGACGATCGCCCCAGACGGCACGGTGTTGCCCTGCCCGGCCGCGAGTGCGATCGAGACGCTCAACCTGGACAACGCGACGACCCGGCCGCTCGCGGAGATCTGGTACGGCAGCGAGTCGTTCAACGCCTATCGCGGCGAGGACTGGATGAGCGACACCTGCCGCAGTTGCGATCGACGCGGTATCGACTACGGCGGCTGCCGCTGCCAGGCGTTCCTTCTCACCGGCGATGGCGCCAGCACCGATCCGGTCTGCAAGAAGTCGCCCGATCGAGGCCTCGTCGACCTGATCCTGGCTGCGCCCAAACCGGCCGGCGTGCTCGACTTCGCGATGCGTGGCCCGAAAGGCAAGCGAGCATGA
- the pqqD gene encoding pyrroloquinoline quinone biosynthesis peptide chaperone PqqD has translation MNPTLIPRLRRGVRITYDHTRDLQVLLYPEGVLVPNPTATAILQLCDGKTTVAELAVALGKQYDGVEEKQIVDVLNRLADRQVVEWV, from the coding sequence ATGAACCCGACGCTGATCCCGCGTCTTCGGCGGGGTGTGCGGATCACTTACGACCACACCAGAGACCTGCAGGTGCTGCTCTATCCCGAAGGCGTGCTAGTCCCGAATCCCACCGCCACCGCGATTCTCCAGCTCTGCGATGGCAAGACGACCGTCGCCGAACTGGCAGTTGCCTTAGGCAAGCAGTACGACGGCGTCGAGGAGAAGCAGATCGTCGACGTGCTCAACCGGCTGGCCGACCGACAGGTGGTGGAATGGGTATGA
- the pqqC gene encoding pyrroloquinoline-quinone synthase PqqC, protein MPAARNPEEFVTALRGLSHRYWGTHPFHRRLHAGELDERELKIWAANRWYYQSMIPQKDAAIISNCPLPQVRRQWLDRINYHDGRDGADGGLERWLRLCEAVGLDRDEVLDERHLAPGVRFAVDAYVTFARTRPWVEAVASGLTEMFSGHLMKQRVVDMLANYEWIRREDLAYFTNRIDAVSGEGQGTLDLVVEHAITREQQDAAIAALSFKCDVLWSMLDNIELAAAKA, encoded by the coding sequence ATGCCTGCCGCGAGGAATCCCGAAGAATTCGTTACCGCATTACGCGGTCTGTCCCATCGTTACTGGGGAACGCATCCGTTCCACCGGCGCCTGCATGCCGGTGAGCTGGACGAACGCGAACTCAAGATCTGGGCCGCGAACCGGTGGTATTACCAGAGCATGATCCCGCAAAAAGACGCGGCGATCATCAGCAATTGCCCGCTGCCGCAGGTCCGTAGGCAGTGGCTCGACCGCATCAATTACCACGACGGCCGCGATGGCGCGGATGGCGGGCTGGAACGCTGGTTGCGGCTGTGCGAGGCGGTCGGGCTGGACCGCGACGAGGTGCTGGACGAGCGGCATCTCGCGCCGGGCGTGCGATTCGCCGTCGACGCGTACGTCACGTTCGCGCGGACCCGGCCCTGGGTGGAAGCGGTCGCCTCGGGCCTGACCGAGATGTTCTCGGGCCATCTGATGAAGCAGCGCGTGGTGGACATGCTGGCCAACTACGAGTGGATCCGTCGCGAGGACCTGGCCTATTTCACCAACCGGATCGACGCGGTTTCCGGCGAAGGGCAGGGCACGCTCGACCTGGTGGTCGAACACGCGATCACCCGCGAGCAGCAGGACGCCGCCATCGCCGCGTTGTCGTTCAAGTGTGACGTGCTCTGGTCGATGCTCGACAACATCGAGCTCGCGGCGGCCAAGGCATGA
- the pqqA gene encoding pyrroloquinoline quinone precursor peptide PqqA: protein MVEAQREIWIAPDFIEFETPTEVTSYAARVD, encoded by the coding sequence ATGGTGGAAGCTCAGCGCGAGATCTGGATCGCCCCTGATTTCATCGAGTTCGAGACGCCGACGGAGGTCACCTCCTACGCGGCTCGCGTGGACTGA
- the thrS gene encoding threonine--tRNA ligase, with translation MYDHRRLGRELELFDSDPLIGAGLPYWLPKGAAIKQSLEEYILKVERLAGYQHVSSPVLGKRELYEISGHWSHYRDDMFPPMDLGGEEVVLRPSLCPHHALIFRSRSHSYRELPYRMAEVGNMYRSELSGVIGGLNRVRAIQLNDAHIFCSLDQVAAEARAALDLIREAYQAMGIEAARYRLSLPGPGGKYVGEPEMWAQAAEMLIDALGDIPYERGEGEAAFYGPKIDVQIEDSAGRESTLSTVQIDFHQPERFDLQYVGPDGAKHRPVMVHRSIIGSVERAIAQLIEVHGGAFPLWLAPVQVVVQPIADAEADQAEAFARACRVAGLRAEVSWPEAGTLGARIRAARHAPYQAIIGNREAEAGQVALRLRDGSRLEPMSWEKAVEAVLSSSPLEVAS, from the coding sequence ATGTACGACCACCGCCGCCTCGGCCGTGAGCTCGAGCTGTTCGACAGCGACCCCCTGATCGGCGCCGGCCTGCCCTACTGGCTGCCAAAGGGCGCGGCCATCAAGCAATCCCTCGAGGAGTACATCCTCAAGGTCGAACGCCTCGCCGGCTACCAGCACGTCTCCTCCCCCGTGCTCGGCAAACGCGAGCTCTACGAGATATCAGGCCACTGGTCGCACTACCGCGACGACATGTTCCCGCCGATGGACCTCGGTGGTGAGGAGGTGGTCCTCCGCCCGAGCCTCTGCCCACACCACGCGCTGATCTTCCGATCCAGATCGCACAGCTATCGCGAACTCCCGTACCGCATGGCCGAGGTCGGCAACATGTACCGCTCCGAGTTGTCCGGCGTGATCGGCGGCCTCAACCGCGTCCGCGCCATCCAGCTGAACGACGCGCACATCTTCTGCAGCCTGGACCAGGTCGCGGCCGAGGCCCGTGCCGCGCTGGACCTGATTCGCGAGGCGTACCAGGCGATGGGGATCGAGGCGGCCCGCTATCGGTTGTCCCTGCCGGGGCCGGGCGGCAAGTACGTCGGCGAGCCCGAGATGTGGGCCCAGGCCGCCGAGATGCTGATCGACGCGCTGGGCGATATCCCGTACGAGCGCGGGGAGGGCGAGGCCGCGTTCTACGGCCCGAAGATCGACGTACAGATAGAGGATTCGGCCGGGCGGGAATCGACCTTGTCGACCGTACAGATCGACTTCCACCAGCCGGAGCGGTTCGACCTGCAGTACGTCGGACCGGATGGCGCGAAGCACCGGCCGGTGATGGTCCATCGCTCGATCATCGGCAGCGTAGAACGGGCCATCGCTCAGCTGATCGAGGTCCATGGTGGCGCGTTCCCGCTCTGGCTGGCGCCGGTGCAGGTCGTCGTACAACCGATCGCCGACGCCGAAGCGGACCAGGCCGAGGCCTTCGCGCGAGCGTGCCGCGTCGCCGGATTGCGCGCGGAGGTCTCCTGGCCGGAGGCGGGCACCTTGGGCGCTCGCATCCGCGCCGCCCGGCACGCGCCGTACCAGGCGATCATCGGCAATCGGGAGGCCGAAGCGGGCCAGGTGGCGTTGCGTCTGCGCGACGGCTCGCGGCTCGAGCCGATGAGCTGGGAAAAGGCTGTCGAGGCGGTGTTGTCTTCAAGTCCGCTTGAGGTTGCAAGCTAG
- a CDS encoding arylamine N-acetyltransferase family protein, protein MTIDLDAYLKRIGHDRVTPSVAALESLHAAHVATIPFENVDVILHQHPGIALDAVEAKLVHRQRGGYCYEHAPLFGAALEQLGFTVHGRMARVQPHKNGPRTHMLLHVETSDGLYLADVGFGAGMLHPMPLVDGATVSQAGWLHRLDVEQTAIGPVWTLSKQTPDGWEPQHQHDLQPQRQIDYEAAHHYVSSHPHSPFSHKLIVMRLEEGLSRRLVGDQLTFEYADGRTESRQVTDLPEALASLGVELTVDEVSRLLTS, encoded by the coding sequence ATGACGATTGATCTGGACGCCTACCTCAAGCGGATCGGGCATGATCGGGTGACGCCGTCGGTCGCGGCGTTGGAGTCGCTGCACGCGGCCCACGTCGCGACCATCCCGTTCGAGAACGTGGACGTCATCCTGCATCAGCATCCCGGCATCGCCCTCGACGCCGTCGAAGCCAAGCTCGTCCACCGGCAACGCGGCGGCTATTGCTACGAGCATGCCCCGCTCTTCGGAGCGGCACTCGAACAACTCGGTTTCACCGTGCACGGCCGGATGGCGCGAGTCCAGCCGCATAAGAACGGTCCGCGTACGCACATGCTGCTGCACGTCGAGACCTCCGACGGCTTGTACCTGGCGGACGTCGGATTCGGCGCGGGCATGCTGCACCCGATGCCGCTCGTCGACGGCGCGACCGTGAGCCAGGCGGGCTGGTTGCATCGTCTCGACGTCGAGCAGACCGCGATCGGCCCGGTCTGGACGCTGTCGAAGCAGACCCCGGACGGCTGGGAGCCGCAACACCAGCACGACCTGCAGCCGCAACGCCAGATCGACTACGAGGCGGCGCACCACTATGTGTCGAGCCACCCGCATTCGCCGTTCAGCCACAAGCTCATCGTGATGCGTCTTGAGGAAGGCCTGAGCCGCCGTCTCGTTGGCGACCAACTCACCTTCGAGTACGCCGATGGGCGGACCGAGAGCCGTCAGGTGACCGACCTCCCCGAGGCGCTGGCCTCTCTTGGCGTCGAACTCACCGTGGACGAGGTGTCGCGCCTTTTGACCAGTTAG
- a CDS encoding ArsR/SmtB family transcription factor, whose product MTTAAEGRELAAWARMLADGTRATICLALLDGRAWTATELARLTKVSAPTISEHLNQLIAGRLLSELRQGRHRYVRLAGPEIAELLENLAALQPRKAEVTTTLSAASRRDAFARARTCYDHLAGRLGVALADAMTSAELIDWSDGVTLTPAGARRVADLGIDVPARRGRPPLRSCLDVTERRPHLAGPIAAALCGHALSEAWITPIPGGRALRLTDKGIRGFAEHWNVELSAI is encoded by the coding sequence ATGACGACTGCAGCGGAAGGGCGTGAGCTGGCGGCGTGGGCACGGATGCTCGCCGACGGTACGCGCGCGACGATCTGCCTCGCGCTGCTGGACGGGCGGGCCTGGACGGCGACCGAACTGGCCCGCCTGACGAAGGTGTCGGCGCCGACGATCAGCGAGCACCTCAACCAGCTCATCGCCGGCCGCCTGCTATCGGAACTCCGGCAGGGCCGCCATCGCTACGTACGGCTGGCCGGCCCGGAGATCGCCGAATTGCTGGAGAACCTCGCGGCCCTCCAACCCCGGAAGGCCGAGGTCACGACGACTTTGTCCGCCGCCAGCCGCCGTGACGCGTTCGCACGGGCGCGGACCTGCTACGACCACCTGGCCGGACGGCTCGGTGTGGCTCTGGCGGATGCAATGACCAGTGCGGAACTGATCGACTGGAGTGACGGCGTGACGCTCACTCCGGCAGGCGCGCGCCGGGTGGCGGACCTCGGCATCGACGTACCGGCTCGGCGGGGGCGGCCGCCGTTGCGTTCATGTCTGGATGTAACCGAACGGCGCCCGCATCTGGCCGGGCCGATTGCGGCCGCCTTGTGCGGACATGCGCTGAGTGAGGCGTGGATCACGCCCATCCCCGGTGGACGCGCGCTTCGCCTGACAGACAAGGGGATTCGCGGTTTCGCGGAGCACTGGAATGTCGAGTTGTCCGCGATCTGA
- a CDS encoding aminoglycoside phosphotransferase family protein → MIGQWQDPLWQHEARTWIHEQLAAAGLTVTGEITQPHVRPWSTAMRVPTTNGPVWFKANGPGTSYEPALLRSLADWAAEWTLPVLAVDTERAWSLLADGGEPLRIRFASDPDPAHWERALVRHGAMQRASQARVPELLALGVPDVRPERMPSYFAEFVPPELARLKPSYDEWCAELVRSGIAPALQHDDLHDNNVLIGPDGVYRFFDWGDAGIAFPFGVLLVMLRSAAGRFTRAELTRFRDAYLEVWTGDFRRAELVALSKTAIKVAKVGRSLAWQRVLAPLPAEERGEYDDAVAGWFAELAEPDVL, encoded by the coding sequence ATGATCGGACAGTGGCAGGACCCCCTTTGGCAACACGAGGCGCGGACCTGGATCCACGAACAACTCGCGGCAGCGGGGTTAACCGTCACCGGCGAGATCACCCAGCCGCACGTACGGCCCTGGTCCACCGCCATGCGCGTGCCGACCACCAATGGACCAGTCTGGTTCAAGGCAAACGGCCCGGGTACGTCGTACGAGCCCGCGCTCTTGCGTTCCTTGGCCGATTGGGCCGCCGAGTGGACGCTCCCCGTGCTGGCCGTCGACACCGAACGCGCCTGGTCCCTGCTTGCCGATGGTGGCGAGCCACTCCGGATCCGCTTCGCGTCGGACCCGGATCCGGCGCACTGGGAGCGGGCCCTGGTCCGGCACGGCGCCATGCAACGGGCCTCGCAAGCGCGAGTGCCGGAACTACTCGCGCTCGGCGTCCCCGACGTACGCCCGGAGCGGATGCCGTCGTACTTCGCCGAGTTCGTGCCGCCCGAACTGGCGCGCTTGAAGCCGTCGTACGACGAATGGTGCGCGGAGCTCGTTCGCAGTGGCATCGCGCCCGCCTTGCAACACGATGACCTGCACGACAACAACGTGCTGATCGGGCCCGACGGCGTTTACCGGTTCTTCGACTGGGGTGATGCCGGGATCGCGTTCCCTTTCGGCGTACTGCTGGTGATGTTGCGTAGCGCGGCCGGCCGGTTCACCCGTGCCGAGCTGACCCGATTCCGGGACGCCTATCTCGAGGTCTGGACCGGCGACTTCCGTCGGGCCGAACTCGTCGCGCTCAGCAAGACGGCGATCAAGGTGGCCAAGGTCGGTCGTTCGCTTGCCTGGCAACGGGTTCTGGCGCCGCTGCCGGCGGAAGAGCGCGGGGAGTACGACGACGCGGTCGCCGGGTGGTTCGCGGAGCTGGCGGAACCCGACGTCCTATAG
- a CDS encoding anti-sigma factor family protein: MTDQFREWDAAYLLGALSPGERRAFEQHLATCPECAASVASMAGVPGVLAVLPADRALATIAPPAITPPAPNLMPGLARAAQRRTRRRAVVVAAAAVATAAVACVGFFVPRDTPAEPTGQVVSLAQIVTSKLHAKVRIVDEPWGTTIQTTCMYDRSPSSSTRARGYALFVTDSYGTVTQIASWSAAPGSIATPTATTKLSRAEIRTLDIRSTESGRVLLKASL; this comes from the coding sequence ATGACCGACCAGTTCCGCGAGTGGGATGCGGCCTACCTCCTCGGCGCCCTCTCGCCCGGGGAGCGCCGGGCCTTCGAGCAGCACCTGGCGACCTGCCCGGAGTGCGCAGCCTCGGTCGCGAGCATGGCGGGAGTGCCCGGCGTCCTGGCCGTGCTCCCGGCCGATCGCGCCCTCGCCACGATCGCGCCCCCAGCCATTACGCCCCCCGCGCCGAACCTCATGCCCGGGTTGGCCCGAGCGGCGCAGCGACGTACGAGGCGCCGGGCCGTCGTCGTCGCGGCCGCCGCCGTCGCCACCGCGGCTGTCGCGTGCGTCGGCTTCTTCGTCCCGCGCGATACGCCTGCCGAACCGACGGGCCAGGTGGTGTCGCTGGCGCAGATCGTAACGAGCAAACTGCACGCGAAAGTCCGCATCGTCGACGAACCATGGGGTACGACGATCCAGACCACCTGCATGTACGACCGCAGCCCGTCCTCGAGCACCAGGGCCAGGGGATACGCCCTGTTCGTCACGGACTCGTACGGCACGGTCACGCAGATCGCGAGCTGGTCGGCCGCTCCCGGCAGCATCGCCACGCCCACGGCCACGACGAAACTCTCGCGCGCGGAGATCCGCACCCTCGACATCCGGAGCACCGAAAGCGGTCGCGTCCTGCTGAAGGCCTCGCTATAG
- a CDS encoding sigma-70 family RNA polymerase sigma factor → MSDDRAALLRALHDIHAPSLWRFVVRLTGDDGFAEDVVQETLLRAWRRPHILSQDEAAARAWLFTVARNLVIDDRRSARMNREFSSDELPERPSADHATAVLDAWLVSDSLAQLSDDHRQVIVRAYYGRRTVTDIAAELDIPPGTVKSRLHYGLRALRLALQERGVTKE, encoded by the coding sequence ATGTCCGATGATCGGGCGGCACTCCTGCGAGCCCTGCACGATATCCACGCGCCGTCGCTTTGGCGGTTCGTGGTCAGGTTGACCGGTGACGACGGATTCGCCGAGGACGTCGTACAGGAGACCTTGTTGCGGGCGTGGCGGCGCCCGCACATCCTGTCGCAGGACGAGGCGGCCGCGCGGGCCTGGTTGTTCACGGTGGCGCGCAACCTGGTGATCGACGATCGGCGTAGCGCGCGGATGAACCGGGAGTTCAGCAGCGACGAGTTGCCGGAGCGGCCGAGCGCGGACCACGCGACCGCCGTACTGGACGCCTGGCTGGTGTCCGACTCGCTCGCGCAGTTGTCGGACGATCATCGGCAGGTGATCGTGCGGGCCTATTACGGCCGGCGCACGGTGACGGATATCGCGGCGGAGCTCGACATCCCGCCGGGTACGGTGAAATCACGTCTGCACTACGGGCTGCGCGCGCTCCGGCTCGCATTGCAGGAGAGGGGGGTGACCAAGGAATGA
- a CDS encoding DoxX family protein encodes MTVLERWRDEVLAVFRIVVGFLFATHGFASLFGVLGSEGKQLEAFAWPSWWAAVIQLVGGAAVMIGLGTRYAALLCSGSMAYAYFVVHQSTGLLPIENGGEKAALFAFAFVLIAFLGAGTWAVEDGIKRGSRDREKVAA; translated from the coding sequence ATGACCGTGCTCGAGCGTTGGCGTGATGAAGTGCTGGCCGTTTTCCGGATCGTCGTCGGGTTCTTGTTCGCGACCCACGGGTTCGCCTCGTTGTTCGGGGTGCTCGGGTCGGAGGGCAAGCAGCTGGAGGCGTTCGCCTGGCCGAGTTGGTGGGCCGCCGTCATCCAGTTGGTCGGCGGTGCCGCGGTGATGATCGGGCTCGGTACCCGGTACGCGGCGCTCCTTTGCTCTGGTTCGATGGCGTACGCCTACTTCGTCGTCCATCAGTCGACCGGGTTGTTACCGATCGAGAACGGCGGTGAGAAGGCGGCGCTGTTCGCGTTCGCGTTCGTCCTGATCGCCTTCCTCGGCGCCGGCACCTGGGCCGTGGAGGACGGCATCAAGCGCGGCAGCCGCGACCGCGAAAAAGTCGCCGCCTAA
- a CDS encoding tyrosine-type recombinase/integrase, with the protein MGSSNGREKRATGQVEVLPSGSIRVRVYAGIDPVTKKRHYLDETVPAGPNAEKLAEKLKIKFLNQVHEKRNPRTKATVNQLLDRYFAEADLEFNTADTYRGYAEKHIRPLLGDQKVGSLDAGVMKSLYVELRRCREHCKKTRALIDHRTPRDHECDDRCRPHQCRGLAPSTVRQIHFILHGALREAIVWNWVATNPIATATPPPAPKSNPRPPSPKQAARIVNEAFKDPDWGTLVWLTMVTGQRRGELCGIRWAHVDLDVATLHLEKAIGQRGAKKWEKDTKAHQDRWITLDPGTIELLREHQSRCESRAAALGLELSEDAYVFSLSPDGSTHLVPDSVSQRYSKLAERLKIKTTIHKLRHYSATELIAGGVDIRTVAGRLGHGGGGTTTLRAYTAFVSLADQRAAGSLATRMPPRPSTATPPTALPDFTPTSPYEVVAAALRVQIASGELRAGLPLPPIKQIAAAHGTSASTAQRAVKLLAEWGLVEVMSGRRTTVRYAHAMAEPAPIPAADRETISSPSTRPLELEVRQLGHSISRFRADADPESHPALRALLVGAIRRNGGTLEAISDYELVVRQIGSAEPLIIFVATN; encoded by the coding sequence ATGGGGTCATCGAACGGACGCGAGAAGCGAGCCACGGGCCAGGTCGAAGTTCTACCGAGCGGCTCGATCAGAGTGCGCGTCTACGCGGGGATTGACCCCGTCACGAAGAAGCGCCACTACTTGGACGAGACGGTCCCGGCGGGGCCAAACGCTGAGAAGCTCGCAGAGAAGCTGAAGATCAAGTTCCTGAACCAGGTCCACGAGAAGCGCAACCCTCGAACCAAGGCAACGGTCAACCAGCTACTTGACCGCTACTTCGCCGAAGCCGACTTAGAGTTCAACACCGCCGATACCTACCGCGGTTATGCCGAGAAACACATCCGCCCGCTGCTCGGCGACCAGAAGGTTGGCTCCCTCGACGCCGGTGTGATGAAGTCGCTCTACGTCGAGCTACGACGGTGTCGAGAACACTGCAAGAAGACCAGGGCTCTGATCGACCACCGGACGCCGCGTGATCACGAATGCGACGATCGTTGCCGGCCGCATCAATGCCGAGGCCTCGCCCCGTCCACGGTCCGGCAAATTCACTTCATCCTGCACGGCGCGCTGCGTGAGGCCATCGTTTGGAATTGGGTAGCGACAAATCCAATCGCCACCGCGACCCCGCCACCAGCACCGAAGTCGAACCCTCGACCACCCTCGCCGAAGCAAGCAGCGCGCATCGTCAACGAGGCGTTCAAGGACCCCGACTGGGGAACGCTGGTGTGGCTCACCATGGTCACCGGACAGCGTCGCGGCGAACTCTGCGGGATTCGGTGGGCCCACGTCGACCTCGACGTGGCGACGCTTCACTTGGAGAAGGCGATCGGTCAGCGAGGTGCGAAAAAGTGGGAGAAAGACACCAAAGCCCATCAGGACCGCTGGATCACGCTCGACCCTGGAACCATCGAACTTCTCCGGGAGCACCAGTCGCGCTGTGAGAGCCGAGCCGCAGCCCTGGGCCTGGAACTCAGCGAAGACGCGTACGTCTTTTCTCTCTCGCCCGACGGATCGACCCACCTGGTCCCAGACTCGGTCAGCCAGCGGTACAGCAAGCTGGCCGAACGCCTGAAGATCAAGACCACGATCCACAAACTGCGCCACTACTCAGCAACCGAGCTGATTGCCGGGGGCGTTGACATCCGTACCGTCGCCGGCCGACTTGGTCACGGCGGTGGTGGGACGACGACGCTCCGGGCCTACACCGCGTTCGTGTCGCTCGCGGACCAGCGCGCCGCGGGCTCGCTGGCCACTCGAATGCCGCCACGACCATCGACTGCGACCCCTCCAACGGCCCTCCCCGACTTCACGCCGACGAGTCCGTACGAAGTAGTCGCCGCTGCCCTCCGAGTTCAGATCGCCTCCGGAGAACTCCGCGCTGGGCTACCACTCCCCCCGATCAAGCAGATTGCCGCAGCCCACGGCACGTCAGCTAGCACCGCCCAGCGAGCGGTGAAGCTTCTCGCTGAGTGGGGGCTCGTGGAAGTGATGTCCGGTCGCCGAACGACGGTCCGCTACGCGCACGCGATGGCAGAGCCTGCGCCAATTCCGGCCGCTGACCGCGAGACTATAAGCAGTCCGTCAACGAGGCCCCTAGAACTTGAAGTCCGCCAACTCGGACACTCGATCTCACGCTTCCGGGCAGATGCCGACCCCGAAAGTCACCCGGCCCTTCGTGCGCTGCTCGTCGGCGCGATCCGTCGAAACGGCGGCACCTTAGAAGCCATCTCCGACTACGAGCTTGTCGTGCGACAGATCGGATCAGCCGAGCCGCTCATAATCTTCGTCGCCACCAACTGA